A window of Costertonia aggregata contains these coding sequences:
- a CDS encoding cation diffusion facilitator family transporter: MAHQHHKGHDHSHAHPDLKGRNLVISIWLNILITIAQIIGGLISGSLSLLSDALHNLSDVFSLVISYIATKLSQKKASTNKTFGYKRAEIIAAFVNASTLIIVAIILIKEAIERFIHPQEIESDLVIWLSFLGILANGFSVLLLKKDAENNMNMKSAYLHLLTDMMASVAVLIGGIVMKLYKIYWVDAALTLAIALYLIYMGYDLLKASTRVLMLFTPNTVPVQKIVEAIEKIEPIKNVHHVHIWQLNENEVHLEAHIDFKKDIKLSEFDGILERIEAEVYHKYGINHVNIQPEFGKCDSKQIIVQD, translated from the coding sequence ATGGCACACCAACATCACAAGGGGCACGATCATTCCCATGCCCATCCCGATTTAAAAGGGAGGAATCTTGTGATTTCCATATGGCTCAATATACTTATTACCATAGCACAGATCATTGGGGGGCTTATTTCGGGCAGTCTTTCCTTGTTGTCGGATGCCCTTCATAATCTTAGTGACGTTTTCTCGCTTGTCATTAGTTACATCGCTACAAAGCTTTCCCAAAAAAAGGCCTCGACCAATAAGACATTTGGATACAAAAGAGCAGAGATTATCGCTGCTTTCGTGAATGCCTCTACATTGATAATAGTAGCCATAATACTCATAAAGGAGGCTATTGAACGTTTTATACATCCACAGGAAATTGAATCTGACCTGGTTATATGGTTGTCCTTTTTAGGGATTTTGGCCAACGGTTTTAGCGTTTTACTATTAAAAAAAGATGCAGAAAACAATATGAACATGAAGTCGGCTTACTTACATTTATTGACCGATATGATGGCATCCGTGGCGGTTTTAATAGGCGGTATAGTTATGAAACTTTATAAAATTTATTGGGTAGATGCCGCTTTGACCTTGGCCATAGCATTATATTTGATTTATATGGGATATGACCTTTTAAAAGCATCTACAAGGGTATTGATGTTATTCACGCCCAATACGGTACCGGTACAAAAAATTGTTGAAGCTATTGAAAAAATTGAACCCATAAAAAACGTTCACCATGTTCATATATGGCAATTAAATGAGAACGAAGTTCATTTGGAAGCACATATTGATTTTAAAAAAGATATTAAATTATCCGAATTTGATGGTATTTTAGAACGGATTGAAGCAGAAGTGTACCATAAATATGGTATCAACCATGTGAATATTCAACCAGAATTCGGTAAGTGTGACAGTAAACAAATAATAGTTCAGGATTGA
- a CDS encoding GNAT family N-acetyltransferase, whose protein sequence is MKIVIKDFQQLNIYELYAILQLRSAVFVVEQDCVYQDLDGKDEKALHVIGLKNKKVVAYTRIFKPGDYFESTSIGRVVVAKKERKFGYGKAIMKASIKAVHETLGKTIIKLSAQTYLIKFYNSLGFIEEGETYLEDGIPHVAMVKK, encoded by the coding sequence ATGAAAATTGTTATAAAAGATTTTCAGCAATTGAATATATATGAGTTGTACGCCATCCTACAACTTCGCAGTGCCGTATTTGTGGTAGAGCAAGACTGCGTATACCAAGACTTGGACGGTAAAGATGAAAAAGCGTTGCACGTTATAGGTCTTAAAAACAAAAAAGTAGTGGCCTATACAAGAATATTTAAACCGGGGGATTATTTTGAAAGCACCAGTATAGGTAGGGTAGTGGTAGCGAAGAAAGAGAGAAAATTTGGTTATGGAAAGGCAATTATGAAGGCATCTATAAAAGCAGTGCATGAAACATTGGGAAAAACGATCATAAAACTATCCGCTCAGACCTATTTGATAAAATTCTACAACTCCCTTGGATTCATTGAAGAAGGGGAAACCTACTTGGAGGATGGTATACCACATGTCGCCATGGTAAAAAAATAA